In Symmachiella dynata, the following are encoded in one genomic region:
- a CDS encoding DUF6666 family protein: MKLAVPHTHNSACISSIAMVAAVILCGRAAIAGDADYGNPSPALTFGVHSYGTTDETQAKTNESSTTSAEYYRTQDKANSIQTVSHEVSCDTCDSGQPCECDSAWYDNLSIFGGLDGSKQPQDFGVNAQFGGRFHINLGLPLWEEQGLGVQIGTALNYTDNAVQVFERVDGTKDRFQNYTTVGLFQRTESGFMWAIGYDFLYQDYYDDFNLGQWRGDVGYTWDDENEFGTWFTISNQKDSGHYLTIPLTLDPITQGNLYWRRTWENDAQTTFWLGIAEGHGEVNLALGDLRPTKERLVFGADVFVPLSPYLALFGQANFITPADSGTVDAFLGIAFYPGGSHGARNRRFAPRLPVANNTTFATDLSR, from the coding sequence ATGAAATTAGCTGTTCCTCACACGCACAATTCGGCGTGCATCAGCAGCATTGCCATGGTTGCGGCCGTTATCCTATGCGGTCGGGCAGCGATTGCCGGGGACGCGGATTACGGAAATCCCTCACCGGCGCTGACGTTTGGAGTTCACTCATACGGAACGACAGACGAGACCCAGGCGAAAACCAATGAATCTTCGACCACAAGTGCTGAATACTATCGCACCCAGGACAAGGCGAATTCCATACAAACCGTCTCGCACGAGGTAAGTTGCGACACCTGCGATTCCGGCCAACCGTGCGAATGCGACTCCGCGTGGTATGACAACCTCTCGATATTCGGCGGGTTGGATGGCTCCAAACAGCCACAAGATTTCGGCGTGAACGCCCAATTCGGCGGCCGCTTCCACATCAACTTGGGACTTCCACTGTGGGAAGAACAAGGACTCGGCGTGCAAATCGGAACGGCATTGAACTACACGGACAACGCCGTGCAAGTCTTTGAACGCGTCGACGGTACCAAAGATCGATTTCAAAACTATACGACGGTTGGATTATTTCAACGGACCGAGTCGGGATTTATGTGGGCCATCGGGTATGACTTTCTATACCAGGATTACTACGACGACTTCAATCTGGGCCAATGGCGCGGCGACGTCGGCTACACCTGGGACGATGAGAATGAATTCGGCACCTGGTTCACCATTTCCAACCAAAAAGACAGCGGTCACTACCTCACGATCCCGTTAACGCTAGATCCGATCACCCAAGGCAACCTCTATTGGCGACGCACTTGGGAAAATGACGCGCAGACCACCTTTTGGTTGGGCATCGCCGAGGGCCATGGCGAAGTCAATCTTGCGTTGGGCGACCTGCGTCCGACGAAGGAACGGTTGGTGTTCGGAGCGGACGTATTCGTCCCGCTCAGCCCCTACTTGGCACTGTTCGGACAAGCGAACTTCATCACACCGGCTGATTCGGGAACCGTCGACGCGTTTTTGGGAATCGCCTTCTATCCCGGCGGATCACACGGCGCCCGCAACCGCCGCTTCGCCCCGCGACTTCCCGTCGCCAACAACACAACGTTTGCCACGGACCTGTCTCGGTAA
- a CDS encoding protein kinase domain-containing protein → MTEPLPQNELSLEHELQLDTLCVQFENAWRHGHTTAIEEYLEQSDTVLRPALLKELLLIELDRLRQKGIATDPGDYHRRFPQWAGIVDAAFQEASATDNPPGESATPTEYQIISQLGTSREGLSYRAIRSGDGSEVDIVVLNQLEPTEADRVKKRVRLARQLTHPSVARVLELNLDGDEFSVVLEPAAQERLSDVDLPSTNGDSHQLIDYSCQIVLAISAAHRLGLAHGNLTPASIRVRSDGNLQIDFVRPSSLADRANDETVDTQALTKEVSPPAEADIADDVYSLSAMLVWLFTGEQDQPIERVDQFRAKLQQWIPQSAQSETLIDGLCEAVEHALNSDRSERGTALDICQQLELVARAAGIAWPVEVGEKPTFLDGSAGLSPQQQAEETLDDNRSSRGRAEKHPEQIGRFRIVRKIGAGGMGDVFEAEDSSDGTRVAIKLLSQRILDHPDAIRRFYKEGRLLGEINSPYVTNLVEVNEDVGHHYIAMEYVAGTDLRQLIRYRAPLEERVALSLIADAARGLVGAHELGMIHRDIKPANILLAFEGGNEHFDASLLNPTPQTVKQLRVKLSDFGLARQIDQSESMRMTHTGALLGTPSYMSPEQFANLGDVGQATDIYALGITLFEMLAGKPPFEAGDAASLMNMHCNEPAPPLQRFNPDASEATCAIINRALAKKPQDRYADAAQFLHEVDRLLRGDATAIEVHPHLPPHDPKKIFEEVFEWDLKGSAEDLWPYVSNTDRINCAVGVPSVVYQTGRDERGRLRKYGEFRMAGLQIGWEEHPFEWVEGQRLGILREFSKGPFEWFLSIVELVPLASGGTKLRHTVRINPRGLVGRLVATMEVTVKGKRALDRVYGRIDQSVTGQLSNAPTTDPFIEPQRLSKSGRQRLETRLDALAKHGIDPVTIEHFTEFLRDAPAQELGRIRPLAVARNYGLDGQQFVVSCLYAAREGLLNIGWDILCPTCRISARVTDTLKEIQQHERCEVCDLDFEVDMANSLELIFRAHPEIRAADVGTYCIGGPEHSPHVVVQIRLAAGERSELSPVLSEGEYVLRSAQLDSVHRLRVLPLKGPTHGEIGLSPEVIGPSAHHLRAGRIVLAITNDYDHEIVVRLERRIPLMDVFTAAQAAALPAFRDLFPEESFQSGRLLNVATVTLLAVDLAEVDRLFDELGDAEVYTRVERFQQLVDHNVRLHSGALVHSLGTGALCAFDAPQDAISAVLSLDKDLHRPTNRDLQLQAGIHRGTVLATSESGRLGYFGATTRISEALARQAQPGEVLLTETIAADPLAAALMEQSHLVSEILDLPLPTAQGHRCRRIRLD, encoded by the coding sequence ATGACCGAACCTCTGCCGCAAAACGAACTCAGCCTCGAACACGAGTTGCAACTCGATACGCTGTGCGTTCAATTCGAGAACGCTTGGCGACACGGCCACACCACGGCGATCGAGGAGTATTTGGAACAGTCCGACACGGTCCTCCGTCCCGCATTGCTCAAGGAACTGTTGTTGATCGAACTGGATCGACTGCGGCAAAAAGGCATCGCCACTGATCCGGGAGATTACCATCGACGTTTCCCACAGTGGGCCGGAATTGTCGATGCCGCTTTCCAAGAAGCCTCGGCGACGGACAACCCACCGGGCGAGAGCGCCACTCCCACCGAATACCAAATCATTTCCCAGCTCGGTACCAGCCGCGAGGGCTTGAGTTATCGCGCGATTCGTTCCGGCGACGGCAGCGAGGTCGACATTGTCGTCCTCAATCAACTCGAACCGACTGAAGCGGACCGCGTTAAAAAACGTGTGCGGCTGGCGCGGCAATTGACGCATCCCTCGGTAGCACGCGTACTCGAATTGAACTTGGATGGCGACGAGTTCTCCGTGGTTCTCGAACCAGCAGCTCAAGAGCGCCTCTCCGACGTGGACTTGCCCTCGACCAATGGCGATTCGCACCAATTGATTGACTATAGCTGTCAAATCGTTTTAGCCATTTCGGCCGCACATCGCCTGGGTTTGGCACACGGCAATTTGACGCCTGCGTCGATTCGCGTTCGCTCCGACGGCAATCTGCAAATCGATTTTGTCCGTCCCTCGTCATTAGCGGATCGGGCCAACGACGAGACCGTGGATACACAAGCACTCACCAAGGAGGTCAGCCCTCCTGCTGAAGCGGACATCGCTGACGATGTTTACAGTCTTTCCGCCATGTTGGTCTGGCTATTCACTGGCGAGCAAGATCAACCCATCGAGCGTGTGGACCAATTCCGCGCCAAATTACAACAATGGATTCCCCAGTCCGCGCAGTCCGAAACGTTGATCGACGGGCTGTGCGAAGCGGTCGAACACGCGTTGAATTCTGATCGCAGTGAGCGCGGGACCGCGTTGGACATCTGCCAACAACTGGAACTGGTGGCTCGCGCAGCCGGCATAGCGTGGCCGGTGGAAGTAGGCGAGAAGCCAACGTTCCTTGATGGTTCCGCTGGATTGTCTCCCCAACAGCAGGCAGAAGAAACGCTGGACGACAATCGATCCTCAAGAGGTCGTGCTGAAAAACATCCTGAGCAAATTGGCCGGTTTCGCATTGTGCGAAAAATTGGCGCCGGCGGTATGGGCGATGTGTTTGAAGCCGAGGATTCGTCCGATGGAACGCGTGTGGCGATCAAACTCCTCAGCCAACGTATTCTCGATCATCCAGATGCCATTCGCCGATTCTATAAAGAAGGACGATTGCTCGGCGAAATTAACAGTCCCTACGTGACGAACCTCGTCGAAGTGAACGAAGACGTCGGGCATCATTACATCGCCATGGAATACGTGGCTGGCACAGACCTGCGGCAACTGATTCGCTATCGTGCTCCGCTGGAAGAACGCGTTGCGCTCTCGCTGATCGCCGATGCCGCACGCGGACTGGTCGGCGCCCACGAACTGGGCATGATCCATCGCGACATCAAACCAGCCAACATCTTATTGGCTTTCGAGGGCGGCAATGAACATTTCGATGCCAGTTTGTTAAATCCAACTCCGCAGACGGTCAAGCAACTACGCGTCAAACTCTCCGACTTCGGTTTGGCGCGGCAGATCGACCAAAGCGAATCGATGCGGATGACGCACACCGGCGCGCTGCTGGGCACGCCGTCTTATATGTCGCCCGAACAATTCGCCAATCTCGGCGATGTGGGGCAGGCGACCGATATCTATGCGCTGGGCATCACGCTGTTTGAAATGCTGGCCGGCAAACCCCCTTTCGAAGCGGGGGATGCCGCCAGTTTGATGAACATGCACTGCAACGAACCCGCTCCGCCACTGCAACGATTCAACCCCGATGCCAGCGAAGCCACCTGCGCGATCATCAATCGCGCGTTGGCCAAGAAACCGCAAGACCGTTATGCCGATGCCGCGCAGTTTCTGCACGAGGTCGACCGCCTCCTGCGGGGTGACGCGACTGCCATCGAAGTCCATCCGCACCTTCCGCCGCACGACCCGAAAAAAATCTTCGAAGAAGTCTTCGAATGGGACCTGAAAGGCTCCGCGGAGGATCTGTGGCCGTACGTCTCCAATACCGACCGTATCAACTGTGCTGTCGGCGTGCCATCGGTCGTTTATCAAACCGGCCGGGACGAGCGAGGACGACTCCGCAAGTACGGCGAATTTCGCATGGCCGGTCTACAGATCGGTTGGGAGGAACATCCATTTGAATGGGTCGAGGGGCAACGGCTGGGCATTCTCCGCGAATTCAGCAAAGGTCCTTTCGAGTGGTTTTTGAGCATCGTGGAACTGGTTCCACTGGCCTCGGGCGGCACAAAACTGCGGCACACGGTGCGGATCAATCCACGAGGCTTGGTGGGTCGACTCGTGGCCACCATGGAGGTGACCGTCAAAGGTAAGCGAGCTTTAGATCGTGTCTACGGTCGCATCGATCAATCCGTCACTGGCCAATTGAGCAACGCGCCCACCACAGATCCATTCATCGAACCCCAGCGACTCAGCAAGTCAGGCCGACAACGTCTGGAGACCCGCCTGGATGCCCTGGCAAAACATGGCATCGATCCGGTAACGATCGAGCACTTCACGGAGTTCCTCCGCGACGCCCCCGCCCAGGAACTCGGTAGGATTCGACCGCTTGCCGTGGCCCGCAACTACGGATTGGATGGCCAGCAATTCGTTGTCAGTTGCCTGTATGCCGCACGGGAAGGCTTGTTGAATATCGGTTGGGACATCCTTTGTCCTACTTGCCGGATCTCCGCACGCGTCACCGACACGCTGAAAGAGATCCAGCAGCACGAGCGTTGCGAGGTATGTGATCTCGATTTTGAAGTCGACATGGCGAACTCATTGGAGTTGATCTTCCGCGCGCACCCGGAAATTCGTGCGGCCGACGTGGGGACGTATTGCATCGGCGGCCCGGAACATTCACCACACGTCGTCGTACAAATCCGTTTGGCGGCGGGCGAACGATCGGAACTGTCGCCGGTTTTATCCGAAGGAGAGTATGTCCTGCGCAGCGCGCAACTCGACTCAGTACATCGCTTGCGCGTCCTTCCGCTGAAAGGCCCCACCCATGGAGAAATTGGCTTGTCTCCTGAAGTGATCGGCCCCTCCGCGCACCACCTCCGTGCGGGGCGCATCGTGTTGGCAATCACCAACGACTATGACCACGAGATCGTTGTCCGCTTAGAACGCCGCATCCCCCTGATGGACGTTTTCACCGCCGCTCAGGCAGCCGCGCTCCCTGCGTTCCGCGATCTGTTCCCAGAAGAATCATTCCAATCGGGCCGGTTGTTGAACGTCGCAACGGTGACACTGTTAGCTGTCGACTTGGCCGAGGTGGACCGCTTGTTCGACGAACTGGGTGATGCGGAAGTTTATACGCGGGTCGAGCGGTTTCAACAACTGGTCGATCACAACGTCCGTTTACACTCTGGCGCTCTCGTACATTCACTCGGCACCGGAGCATTGTGCGCATTCGACGCGCCGCAAGATGCGATTTCTGCCGTGTTGAGTCTCGACAAAGACCTCCATCGACCGACCAACCGTGACCTGCAACTGCAAGCTGGGATTCACCGGGGAACGGTGTTGGCAACGTCAGAGTCAGGACGCTTGGGATATTTCGGAGCGACCACTCGCATCAGCGAAGCACTGGCTCGACAGGCACAGCCGGGTGAAGTGTTGCTCACCGAAACCATCGCCGCTGACCCGCTAGCAGCTGCTTTGATGGAGCAATCTCACCTTGTGAGTGAAATCCTTGATCTGCCATTGCCCACCGCTCAAGGGCACCGCTGCCGTAGGATTCGCTTGGACTGA
- a CDS encoding ECF-type sigma factor, translating into MSNNFSADDSVVGWIEGLKQKDEHSAQQLWERYFSRLTALAGSKLPGHIRRDFDEEDVALSAFHSMCRGVRQDRFPDLKDRDNLWSLLVVITARKVSHQLRERSAKKRGEGATRGESIFEVDVNAMMAGIDRVIGNTPTPDFALQVSEESERLMGMLPDDSFREVARLKFEGYSNEEIAQLSGQSLRTVVRRMSLIRKLWNSEFESEMPAE; encoded by the coding sequence ATGAGCAACAATTTCTCGGCCGATGATTCCGTCGTAGGATGGATCGAGGGGCTGAAGCAAAAAGACGAACATTCCGCACAACAACTTTGGGAGCGGTACTTCTCGCGCTTGACCGCCTTAGCCGGTAGCAAACTTCCCGGGCATATTCGCCGTGACTTCGATGAGGAAGACGTGGCGCTCAGTGCGTTTCACAGCATGTGCCGCGGAGTGCGACAGGATCGGTTTCCCGACCTCAAGGACCGCGACAACCTCTGGTCCCTGCTGGTCGTGATCACCGCCCGCAAAGTGTCCCATCAATTGCGTGAACGGTCGGCGAAAAAACGGGGCGAAGGCGCGACCCGCGGCGAATCGATCTTCGAGGTCGACGTCAATGCAATGATGGCGGGAATCGATCGCGTGATTGGCAACACCCCCACGCCGGACTTCGCCTTACAGGTCTCCGAGGAGTCCGAGCGATTGATGGGAATGCTGCCCGATGATTCGTTTCGCGAAGTCGCGCGGCTGAAATTCGAAGGCTATTCCAACGAAGAAATTGCGCAACTCAGCGGGCAAAGCCTACGAACGGTTGTCCGGCGGATGAGTTTGATCCGCAAACTGTGGAACAGCGAATTCGAAAGTGAAATGCCGGCCGAATGA
- a CDS encoding right-handed parallel beta-helix repeat-containing protein, producing MPYAYNFGAAADGVTDDTDALKHAIEEGSGVLKLSKGTYRITKPLVFDLTKQGYAAILGDGGTARIVMAGPGPAIQVLGDHRGTALPDTVQQHTWENERFPIVSGIEILGEHPEAIGIQLRKTMQMTVSKVLVRNCKYGVHLVERNRNFLLCDSHIYDNAEYGLFLDRCNLHQINVTGNHISYNKRAGIKSLDGDVHNLQITGNDIEYNNHPGVDKSPNGEPTGAEIWFEAPDGVISEVTIASNTIQATVQPGGANIRIHGSGQQAPYGARLLAITGNILGSQTRGIELFSAQRVTIAGNTIYGAPDLSLFAKHCSGLSMSGNTVAWQGLPKDPPRDGIRIEECDNGVLSGLVTHGLSSGSPEADAAVTLVDCSDFAVSDCNIVDPRHRGIELENCTRCRVTGNHIIDRREEPSMQQAIRIRGGKNNLVRNNTVGGAVGDNISAPPESAVSDGNLDWD from the coding sequence ATGCCTTACGCCTACAATTTCGGCGCCGCTGCTGACGGAGTGACCGACGATACTGATGCCCTCAAGCATGCCATCGAAGAAGGAAGTGGCGTGCTCAAGCTGAGCAAGGGAACGTATCGCATTACAAAACCGTTAGTGTTTGACCTCACGAAACAAGGGTACGCCGCCATTCTCGGCGATGGCGGAACAGCGCGGATCGTCATGGCGGGACCGGGACCGGCGATTCAAGTCTTGGGGGATCATCGCGGCACCGCTCTGCCGGATACGGTTCAACAGCACACTTGGGAAAACGAGCGGTTTCCGATTGTGAGCGGAATCGAAATTCTCGGCGAACATCCCGAGGCGATCGGTATTCAGTTGCGCAAAACGATGCAAATGACCGTTTCGAAAGTGCTCGTGCGGAATTGCAAATACGGGGTGCATTTGGTCGAACGCAACCGCAACTTTTTGCTGTGCGATTCCCATATTTATGACAATGCCGAATACGGGCTGTTTCTCGATCGTTGTAATCTGCATCAGATCAACGTTACGGGAAATCACATCAGCTACAACAAGCGTGCCGGGATCAAGTCGCTCGATGGCGACGTACACAATCTGCAAATCACCGGCAATGACATCGAGTACAACAATCATCCCGGCGTCGACAAATCACCGAACGGTGAACCGACCGGTGCGGAGATTTGGTTCGAAGCGCCCGATGGCGTGATCAGCGAGGTCACGATTGCCAGCAACACGATTCAAGCGACCGTGCAACCGGGTGGCGCGAATATTCGCATTCATGGTTCCGGACAGCAAGCTCCGTATGGTGCGCGGCTGTTGGCGATCACCGGCAATATCCTGGGCAGCCAGACGCGCGGGATTGAACTGTTCTCAGCGCAACGCGTCACCATTGCGGGTAACACGATTTATGGGGCTCCCGATTTGTCGTTGTTTGCGAAACATTGTTCGGGGCTGTCGATGTCAGGCAATACGGTTGCTTGGCAAGGTTTGCCCAAAGACCCGCCCCGCGATGGCATTCGTATCGAAGAGTGCGACAACGGTGTGCTGTCCGGGTTGGTGACGCACGGTTTGAGCAGTGGATCGCCGGAAGCAGACGCCGCTGTGACGCTTGTCGATTGCAGCGACTTTGCCGTGAGCGATTGCAACATCGTCGATCCGCGGCATCGCGGAATCGAGTTGGAGAATTGCACACGCTGCCGCGTGACGGGCAATCACATCATCGATCGCCGTGAAGAACCGAGCATGCAACAAGCGATTCGCATTCGCGGTGGCAAAAACAATCTCGTGCGGAACAATACCGTCGGCGGCGCGGTGGGCGACAATATATCGGCCCCACCGGAAAGTGCCGTGTCGGACGGCAACCTGGACTGGGACTGA
- a CDS encoding inositol monophosphatase family protein has translation MSETQFVDAAVRAARLAGAVLQEWADKFTVKHKSHAADLVTEADLAAQNVIYDALHGQFADHGFLGEEGLQHDGGASAYRWVIDPLDGTSNYVHGYPAYAVSIGLEHQDELIAGVIFDPNQDEMFTAAKGQGAALNGKPLQVSDTDQLSKSMLVASFPPGVQRDGPEIARFLNVLPQAQTIHRTGSAALNLAYIAAGRMEGYWSTSLKPWDMAAGVLIVREAGGQVTACNGQPWVLEDADLLVTNGTAIHAELIELLT, from the coding sequence GTGAGTGAGACACAATTTGTTGATGCCGCCGTCCGGGCTGCGCGATTGGCCGGGGCTGTCTTGCAGGAGTGGGCTGACAAATTCACGGTCAAGCACAAATCCCACGCCGCCGACTTGGTGACGGAAGCCGATTTGGCTGCGCAAAACGTGATTTACGACGCGCTGCACGGTCAATTCGCCGATCATGGCTTTCTGGGCGAAGAAGGTTTGCAACACGACGGAGGGGCCTCAGCCTATCGCTGGGTCATCGATCCACTGGATGGCACCTCCAACTACGTACACGGTTATCCCGCCTATGCGGTTTCCATCGGCTTAGAACACCAAGACGAACTGATCGCCGGTGTCATTTTTGATCCGAATCAGGACGAAATGTTCACCGCCGCGAAAGGGCAGGGGGCAGCCCTAAACGGCAAGCCGCTGCAAGTTAGCGACACCGATCAACTGTCAAAATCGATGTTGGTGGCGAGTTTTCCCCCCGGTGTGCAGCGAGACGGACCAGAGATCGCTCGGTTTTTGAACGTTTTACCGCAGGCGCAAACCATCCATCGCACCGGTTCAGCGGCTCTCAATTTGGCGTACATCGCCGCTGGGCGGATGGAGGGATATTGGTCAACCAGTTTGAAGCCGTGGGACATGGCAGCTGGTGTACTGATTGTCCGAGAAGCAGGGGGACAAGTGACCGCCTGCAACGGTCAACCTTGGGTGTTAGAAGATGCTGACCTGCTGGTAACGAATGGCACGGCAATTCATGCGGAATTGATTGAATTGCTAACGTGA